A single Phytohabitans houttuyneae DNA region contains:
- a CDS encoding L-threonylcarbamoyladenylate synthase, which translates to MAMYLEVHPDNPQPRSIRRVADVVRAGGLIAYPTDSCFALGCQMGNSGSLDRLREIRKLDANHHFTLVCRDFAQLGQLVKINNSVYRLIKAATPGPYTFILPATKEVPRRLMHPRKRTVGVRIPDHRVAQALLAELDEPLLSSTLLLPDQDEPMTNGQQIKQLLDHQIDAVIDSGDCGTEPTTVVDLSQDEPQILRAGAGDPSRFE; encoded by the coding sequence GTGGCAATGTATCTTGAGGTACATCCGGACAACCCGCAGCCGCGCTCGATCCGGCGGGTCGCCGACGTGGTGCGCGCCGGCGGACTGATCGCTTATCCGACGGACTCGTGCTTCGCGCTCGGCTGCCAGATGGGCAACAGCGGCAGCCTGGATCGCCTCCGCGAGATCCGCAAGCTCGACGCCAACCACCACTTCACGCTGGTCTGCCGGGACTTCGCCCAGCTCGGCCAGCTAGTCAAGATCAATAATTCGGTGTACCGGCTGATCAAGGCGGCAACGCCCGGCCCCTACACGTTCATACTGCCGGCCACCAAAGAGGTGCCGCGCCGGCTGATGCACCCGCGCAAACGCACGGTCGGTGTGCGCATCCCGGACCACCGGGTCGCGCAGGCGCTGCTGGCCGAGCTCGACGAACCGCTGCTGTCCAGCACCCTGCTGCTGCCCGACCAGGACGAGCCGATGACGAACGGCCAGCAGATCAAGCAACTGCTCGACCACCAGATCGACGCGGTGATCGACTCCGGCGACTGCGGCACCGAACCCACCACGGTGGTCGACCTTTCCCAGGACGAGCCGCAGATCCTGCGCGCCGGCGCCGGCGACCCGTCACGCTTCGAGTAG